Within the Saccharopolyspora gloriosae genome, the region AGACCGTGGCCGGGCACCATGCCGCCCGCGTCGGGCTCCTCCATGCCGCCGAGCAGGCGCAGCAGCGTCGTCTTGCCCGCACCGTTGAGCCCGAGCACCACGACCTTGGCACCCCGGTCCACCGCCAGGTCCACGCCGCTGAAGATCTCCAGCGAGCCGTAGGACTTCGACAGGCCGCTCGCGGTCAGCGGCGTCCGCCCGCAGGGCGCGGGGTCCGGGAAGCGGATCTTGGCGACCTTGTCGTCGACCGTTTCCTCTTCCAGGTCGTTGACGAGCTTCTCGGCGCGGCGGGCCATGTTCTGCGCGGCGACGGCCTTGGTGGCCTTGGCGCGCATCTTGTCGGCCTGCGCCATGAGCACGGAGGCCTTCTTCTCGGCGTTGGCTCGTTCCCGGCGGCGGCGCTTCTCGTCGGCGGCCCGTGCCTCCTGGTAGCGCTTCCAGTCCATGTTGTAGACGTCGGCCTCACCACGAACGGCGTCGAGGAACCAGACCTTGTTCACCACGTCGGCCAGCAGCTCCACGTCGTGGCTGATGACCACGAGACCGCCGTCGTGGGTGCGCAGGAACTCGCGCAGCCAGTTGATGGAGTCCGCGTCGAGGTGGTTCGTCGGCTCGTCGAGCAGCAGCGTCGTCGCCGAACGGCCGCCCGGCCCCGCCTCGGAGGCGGCGAACAGGATGCGGGCGAGCTCGACGCGGCGGCGCTGGCCACCGGAGAGCGTTTGCAGCGGCTGTTCGAGGATGCGTTCGGCCAACCCGAGGTTGGAGCAGATCCGGCCGGCCTCGCTCTCGGCCGCGTAGCCGCCGCGGGCGGAGAACCGCTCCTCCAGCTTGCCGTAGCGGTTGATCGCCTTGTCCCGCTGGCGGTCGTCGGCCAGCTCGGCCATCTCGGTCTGCGCCTTCTCCATGTCGCGCAGCATCTTGTCGAGGCCGCGGGCGGAGAGCACGCGCTCCTTCGCGGACACCGACAGGTCTCCTTCGCGGGGATCCTGCGGCAGATAGCCGAGCTCGCCGCGGCGGATGAGCTCACCGGCGTACGGCTCGCCTTCACCGGCGAGCACGCGCAGCGTGGTCGTCTTGCCCGCGCCGTTGCGGCCGACGAGGCCGACGCGGTCACCTGGCTGCACGCGCAGCGTGGCGCCGGAGAGCAGGATGCGCGAACCCGCGCGCAGTTCAAGGCCCGAGGCAGAGATCAAGGAAGGCTCCGAAGACGTAGTGGTCGAGCGAGTTCACGAAAAAGCCCACCGCAGGCCGGTGACGACCGGAATCGGATGGGCCGAGAACGTCGCCGCTAATCAGCGGAGACGGTTGTGCGCGGCCCTCGCAGGCGGAGTTTCGCCGCGCACTTCTTCGTTGCGCGCTTGCTCACCACGTATCCAGTGTAGCCGGTCGCCTCCCCACCACCGGCGTGCACTCCGCCACCTGGCCCGTTCGTCACGGCCTGCATAGGTATCCGAGTAGCGGAACCTCAGCTGCTTCCTCGCTGCGGGGTCCTTTTCCCCAAGTGGCTCCGCCACGAGAGAAAAAGCCGTCCGCGCGAGGAAGCAGCTGAGAACCCGCCGGTGGTCGGCTTGCTTGGGTGGTCACTGCTCGGCGGCTTCGCCGCTGACAGCACGCAGCGCATGGGCCGCACTGCAACGACTGCCGGCGCTCGGTGGTCACGGTTCGTGGATGTGGACCTCGACCGCGATGGCGCGTTCGGCGGCGTCGTCGAGGATCGAGCGGCGTGGCTCGGGGACGTCGAGGACGCGGGGTTCGGCGGTGGCCAGCAGGTCGCGCAGCCGTGGTTCGGCGCGCAGCGTCTCCAGCGCCCGGCGGTCGCCGCCGAGCACGAGGGCGTCGAGCCGGTCGCGTTCGGGCAGCAGCACTCGCGCTACGTCGGCGGCTGCGGACTCCAGGGAGCGCCGCGCCTGGCCAACGCGGCGCCGGGCGAACCGCTGCTGGGACTGCCCGCCCGCCTTGTTCCGGCCGTGCACCAGGTGGCGGTCCGTGGTGGACACCTCAACGACACCGCCGCGGGCGATGCCGACGCTGTGCGCGCCGAGACGCACCAGCACCAGCCCGATCCGCCGCGGAACGCTCACGTGCTCGACCAGCGGGTCGACGGCGAGTCCGGGGATTTCTCCGTGCGGGCCGGGCAGTTCCTCGAACGGCACCTCCACCACCGCGACGGCACCGTCGACGGCGGTGACCGTCACTCGCCGCTCGGTGCGCTCGGTGCGCTCGATGCCGCCGTGGCGGGTGCCGAATCGCTCGAACCAACCCGCCAGCCGATCCGGCGGCACCGGAACCGCGCGTCCGCCGCCCGCCAGTTGCCTGCCTCGCATGGCTCCATCCCAGCACGTCCGCACAGCCCTGCCGACCGCCGTTCATCGGCGACGCCGGTTTTTTTCCTTCCGCACCCTTGCCGGGCCACTGTCCCCTCGTTAACGTGCACCAACTTACAGCGTTAGTTATCTGGGACACACCGACTCCGAAGGGTGCGCCGCGATGGCCTCTCCCTCCTCCCAGGCTCGCCGGGTGGCTTTAGCCAGCCTCATCGGCACGACCATCGAATGGTTCGACTTCTTCATCTACGGCACCGCCGCGGCGCTGGTGTTCAACAAACTGTTCTTCCCCGAGTTCGACCCGTTGATGGGCACCCTCGCCTCGTTCGCGACGTTCGCGGTCGGGTTCATCGCCCGCCCGCTCGGCGGCGTCCTGTTCGCGCACTTCGGCGACCGGCACGGCCGCAAACCGGTGCTGGTCCTGTCATTGCTGCTGATGGGCGTCGCGACCGTGCTGATGGGCGTGCTGCCGACCTACGAGACCATCGGCGTGGCCGCACCGCTGCTGCTCACGCTGCTGCGGTTCGCTCAAGGCCTCGGCGTCGGCGGGGAATGGGGCGGAGCGGCGCTGATGGCCGTGGAACACGCCCCCGCCCACCGCCGCGGCTTCTACGGGAGCTGGCCGCAGATCGGGGTGCCCGCCGGATTGCTGCTGGGCAACCTCACGTTCTCCGCGCTGTCCGCGAGCGTCAGCGACGCCGAATTCCTCGCCTGGGGCTGGCGGGTGCCGTTCCTGTGCAGCGCGGTGCTCATCGTCATCGGCTTCTTCATCCGGCTGCGAATCAGCGAGAGCCCGGTGTTCGAGCAAGCCGCGCGCAGCGAGCCGCATTCGCGCACCCCGGTGCTCGACGTGCTGCGCGAGCATCCGCGAATCGTGGCGCTCGCGGCGGGATCGTTCCTGGCCACCAACGCCACCTTCTACGTCGGGACCACCTGGATCGTGTCCTACGCGACGACCTCGCTGGACTACGAACGGACGTCGATCCTGAACGCGAACGCGCTGTTGAGCTTCGTCGACATCCCACTGATGCTGGCCTTCGGGCTGCTGTCGGACCGCATCGGGCGGCGGGGCATGTCGATGGCGGGAATGGCCGGACTGGCGGTGTTCGCGGTGCCGTACTTCCTGCTGGTGGACAGCGGTTCGATCATGCTGTTCCTGATGGGCGGCATCGTCGTGCAGGTGTGCCGGACCGCGGTGTACGGACCGCAGTCGGCGTACTTCTCGGAGCTGTTCAGCACCCGCTTCCGCTACAGCGGCGCCTCGCTCGCCTACCAACTCGCGGCGATCCTCGGCGGCGGGCTGGCGCCGATGATCTGCACCGCCCTCTACAGCTGGACCGGGTCGTCGATGGCCATCGCCGGATACGTGGTGGTGCTGTGCCTGATCTCCCTCGGCTCCAGCTACCTGCTGGCGGAGACGTACCGCAAGGGACTCACCGAGGACACCGCCGCCGCACCGCTCGACCGAACCTCAGATTGAGATTTCCGAGAACAGGCGGGTGGTCCGGCCGGAAAGGGCTTCCAGCAGGGAGGCCGCCTGGTCGTCGGTGAGGGAGGCGATGAAGTCGATCACGGCGCGGCCGCGGGCTCGGCGGTCCAGGTCCGCGCCGCTGATCGGCTCACCACCCGGGGACAACGCGGCCGGATCGGCCGAGCGCAGGTCGGCGAACTCCTGGTGCGCCCGGTCGAACAGGTCGCGCAGCCGATGCGGCAGCCGGGCCGCCTCGCTGCGGTCGATCAGCCACGAGTCCAGCGCCGTGACCAGCTTGGTCAGCAACCGGTCCTGGCCGCGCTGGTGCAACGCCAGATCCGGGCGCTGCAGCACGAAGCGGCGATGCACGAACTTCAGCACCTGCACCTCGTGCCACTGCTCCGGACCGAGCGACACGTGCCCCGAACGCACCGTCGGCCGCCGCTCCACCCGCACGCCTTCGACCAGCCTGCGAGTCCACTCGCCGGAGAACACCGCCACCGTCTGCTCGGCCTGCTTCGAACGGTCGAACGGCACCTGCAGCAGCTTCGTCACCAGCTCCTCGACGACCTTCTTCACGGCCTGGGTGAAAGCGTCGTCGGAGGCGATCCAGGAGTCCTTCGCGTGCAGCCTGCGCCGCAGCCGCTCCAGCGACCGGCCCGGAAAGTGCTCGGTGCGGGCGAGCTCGGCATCGCCCAGCGCGGCGAGCTGCACCTGGTGGGCGAGCCACTCGGTGAGCTCATGCGAGACGGTCGTGTGCTGCAGGATGCCGACCCGGTGGAAGTCCTCCAGGTCGTGGATGGCGTAAGCGATGTCGTCGGCGGTGTCCATCACCGACGCCTCAACGGTCTGCTGCCAGCTGTCCACCAAGCCGCGGAACGCCGAACGGCAGTCGCGCATGTCGTCGAGCTCGGTGACGTAGCAGGAGAACTTCGCCGAACCGGTGCCCGGCGCCTCGTCCGGCTCGGACGCGCCGCGCGGCGGCTCCCGCAGGTCACGCGGGTGCGGGGACGGGCGGTGCAGTCGCGTCCACGGGTACTTCAGCAACGCGGCGCGCACCGCCGCGGTGAGGTCGAGGCCGTCCCCGGAACCGTCCGGATCGCCGCGCACGTCGATCGAACTGACGATGCGGAACGACTGCGCGTTGCCTTCGAACCCGTCCGGCAACCCGAACTCGACGCGCGCGATCCGATCCAGCACGGTCTCGCCGAGATGACCGAACGGCGGATGCCCGAGATCGTGGCCCAGCCCGGCGGCCTCCACGACGTCCAGGTCGCAGCCGCCGAGCTCGTCCATCGCCGCCTTCGCATCCGGATCCACGTGCAGCCGCTCGCCGATGGCCCGCGCCACCTGCGCGACCTTCAGGCTGTGCGTGAGCCGGTTGTGCAGCAGCATGCCGGAACCGCTGGGGCTCACGACCTGCGTCACGCCGCCGAGGCGCGCGAAGAACGCCGAACTCGACACCCGGTCCCGATCCGCCCGGAACGGGCTCGTCGCCAGGTCCGAGGCCGGCCGGCCGTTGCGGATGGCGTCGCTGCGGCGGGAGGTTCGCTGGACCGGCGGATCGGTTCGCATGCCCAGCACGTTAGCGGCGTCCGGCCGTGCGGCGGCACCCGCACCCGGCGTGATCTGATGCTCGCGTGGTGGACGTGCTCATCGTCGGGGCTGGGCCTGCGGGCCGAGCGGTGGCCGCGGCGTGCGCCGACACCGGCCTGGCCGTGACCGTGATCGATCCGGCGCCGCGCCGGGGGTGGCCGCACACCTACAGTTCCTGGCTCGACGAGCTGGACGCGGCGGTGCCGCGTTCGACGCTCGCCTCCGTGACCGCCACCATGCGCGTCTTCGGCACCTCCCCGCGCGACCTGGCCAGGCCGTACGCGGTGCTGGACAACACCGCGCTGTGGAAGCACCTGTGGCGTCCCGACGTCCACGACATCACCGGGCGCGTCGTGGGCGCCGAGCACGGTCCTACCGGTTCGACGGTGCAGCTCAAGGACGGCAGGCGGCTCGCAGCGGCCGCCGTCGTCGACGCCAGCGGCGCCGCGCGGGTGCTCTCCGGGGGCCGCCCGCCCCGGCCCGCGGCACAGCAGTCCGCGGTCGGAGTCGTGGTGGACGCCGCGACGGCCGAACCGCTGTGCCCGGTGGGCAGCGGAGTGTTCATGGACTGGCGTCCCGCTCCCGACACGCGCGGCGGCTGGCCGACGTTCCTGTACTGCGTCCGGTTCGGCACCGGCCAGGTGCTGTTGGAGGAGACCTCGCTGGCCCGGCGGCCCGCGATGCCGTTGACGCTGCTGCGCAGGCGATTGCACGGCCGGCTCGCCGCGGCCGGGATCACCGTGCCCGACGGCGCCCCCGAAGAGCGGGTGCGCTTCCCGGTGGACGATCCGATCCCGCTGCCCGGCCGGGTGGTGCCGTTCGGCGCCTCGGGCGGGCTGGTGCATCCGGCCAGCGGTTTCAGCGTCGCCGCCGCGCTGCGGCAGGCGCCGTGGGTGGCGGGAGCGTTGAGCGCGGGACTCACTGCGGGGCCGGCCAAGGCCGCGAAGGCCGCCTGGTCGATCCTCTGGCCGCCGCGCGCGATGGCGACGCACGCACTGCACAGGCGTGCGCTGCGGTCGCTGCTCGTGTTCCCGCCGAGCCTGGTGCCGGAGTTCTTCGAGGCGTTCTTCTCCCTGCCCGAAGCCGACCAGGCCGCGTTCCTGGCGGCCGAACGCGACCCGGCCCGAACGGCCGCCGCGATGACGACGCTCTTCCGCCGTTCCCCCTGGTCGGTTCGGCGCAGGCTGGTGGCCGGCGGTTTCGGTCCCGGTGGCGGCGAGGCGCAGCACGGCTTCGGCGGCCTCTGACATGTCGTTCGCGTCGCGAACAGCACGTCAGGACGTTGTGTGAGTTCCCACAACGGGTGGGCGAGTTGGGTGCCCCGGCCCCGGTAAGCGCGCTAGGTTGGCGTTCGGCATAGCCCGCCGCCCCGAGGCGAGGAGCAGCTGAGATGTCGGTGAACAGGTCGTGAACCCGCTCGATGGAGTGCCATGAGTGCAGGCAGCATCGACCCCGTGCTCGCGCTGGTCAACGAAGTGCGCTTCGCGTTCCAGCCCCTGATCAACGTGAAGACCGGTGCCATCGTGGCGGTGGAAGCCCTCGCCCGGCCCACCGGTGGGGACGTCCATGACCTGTTCCGGGAGGCCGCTCGGCATCGCAAGCTCACGGAACTCGACATCGAGCTGGCCCGGTCGGCGGTCACCGCGGCCGCCGACCACGAGACCCTGTTACCGCTGCACGTGAACATCTTCGGCGGCACCGTCACCCACGACCTGCCCCGCCTCGAACTGCTGCTGGACCGGTTGCGCGAAGTGGGGCGCCGCCCGCAGGAAGTGACGCTGGAGATCGGGCCGCCGTTCGCGCGGCTGGACCCGGCTCAGCTCGTCGAAGGGGTGCACGCCCTCAAGTCCGACGGGTTCCAGATCGCGGTGGACGGCGTCGGGGACGGCGATGTGCCGCTGACGCTGATCGCGGACATGGAACCCGGCATGGTCAAGCTGGACCGGGGTGTGGTGCGCGGTCTGCCGGACTCCGCGCCGCGCCGAGCGGTGCTGGAGTCGGTGCGGCACCTGTGCGAGGCCGCCGACGCGGACCTCGTCGCCGAAGGCGTGGAGAACGAGCGGCAGCTGTCCGCGTTGCGCCGCACCGGGGTGCGGCTGGTGCAGGGCAACCTGCTGGCGCCGGCCGCGCGCAGGCCACCGACGACGATCACCGTTCCGGGCGTCGCTGCCGAGGTCACCGATCCGTCCGGGCAGCCGGTGAACACGCTCGCGGCCGGCCCGCGAGTCACCGAGTTCCTCTCCCCCGCCACCTTGCTGTCGGTGGACGCGACCGCGGACAAGGTGCGCGGCGTCCTCGCCGACCACCCGGAGATCAGCGGCGTGGTGCTGGTCGACGAGCACAACCGCCCGCAGTTCACCATCGACCGCAACCGGTTCCTGCTCGCCGTCACCGGCCCCTACGGGCACGCGCTGCACGCGAAGCGGCCCGCCTCGCGGCTCGCCGACGAACCTCGGGTGGTCACCACGGCCACCACCGCGATAGAGGCGTTGAGCCTGGTCACCCGTTCCGATCAGTACCGGATGTACGACGACGCGATCGTCGTCGACGAGGCAGGCCGCTGCCTGGGCGCCGTGCGCGCCGGGCACCTCATCCGCGGCATGGCCGACCTGAAGGTGGAGGAGGCCGCGGCGCTGAACCCGCTGACGCGGCTGCCCGGCAGCGACGCCATCGCCAGGGACGTCGGCAGGCGGATCTCCGCCGGTGACGTGTTCGCGGTGAGCTGGCTGGACATCGACGGGTTCAAGTCCGTCAACGACAGCGTCGGGTTCTCCGCGGGCGACGACCTGATCCGGGTCATCGGGCGGGTGCTGACCGACGCCGCCACCTCGCTGACCTCGGTGACCGTCGGACACGTCGGCGGGGACGACTTCCTGCTGGTGGCCGACCTGGACGATCTGGTGCCGCTCTCGGAGTTGCTGCTGGATCCGGAGCGGGAGGCCGGCGGGGTGCCGGTGACGTTGTCGCTGGCGACGCTGGTGTGCACGCAGAGCACCGTGACCTCCTACGACGAGGTGTCGCGGATGCTGGCGCCGCTCAAGCAGGACGCGAAGGCGTTGACCGGTTCCAGCTGGGTGATGTCGCGTCCCGGTTCGGAACACGTCGACGTGCTGCGCGGCAAACCGCAGCAGCCGCCCCCGCCGTCCTTCCCGGGTCCGGCGACGATGCCGCCGCCCGGTCTCGCGCCCGGGTCCGGTCCGCCGCCCGCCACGGGACCGCCGTCCGGCGGACCGCACTCGCGGAGCTCGGGTTCGGCCGATCCGTCCGCGATGCGCTTCCCCACCGAGGACCCCGACCCGGGCCTGCCGCAGGCCCAATCCCGCGTCCCGGGCCGCTGACCAGCGGCGTCGCGAATCCGACCCCGAACACACTGATCGCCCCTGGCAGAACCAGGGGCGATCAGTGATTACGCGTTCACGAGAAGTACTTCACCGTTGTCTTGTCAGCGGCGAGGCCGCTGAGCGGGGACCACCAACGCGGCCCGACCATCGGCGGGTTCTCAGCGGCCTTCCCCGGGGACGGCCCATTCGCCCAGTAGGGGACTCAGAAATGGGATCCCGCAGCGAGAAGGCCACTGAGGTTCCGCTACCCGCCCCGCCGAGCACGGCGAGCCGAAGGAGCACGATCAGACCGTGAAGCCGAGTGCCCGCAGTTGTTCGCGGCCTTCTTCGGTGATCTTCTCCGGACCCCACGGCGGCATCCACACCCAATTGATGCGGAAGTCGCTGACCACGCCGCCGCCGGGACCGCCGGTGAGCGCGGAGCGAGCCTGCTCCTCGATCACGTCGGTCAGCGGGCAGGCCGCGGAGGTCAGCGTCATGTCCACCGTGGCGCTGTTGTCCTGCTCGACGCGGACGTCGTAGACGAGGCCGAGGTCGACGATGTTGATCCCCAACTCGGGATCCACGACGTCGCGCAGCGCCTCTTCCACGTCTTCGAGCGCGGCGAGTTCGGCCGCCGGGGCCGGGGGCTCCGGCAGGTTCTCGGCGCCGCGCGCCACGTCAGTGGCCTCGCCCGCGGCCGCCTCGTCCTGCACGGCCGCCTCGTCCTGCACCTGGGTCTGGTCTGTCATGACGCTCCCACCTCGTCGACGACGCGCGAAACGGCGTCCTTGAAAGCCATCCACCCCAGCAACGCGCACTTCACGCGTGCCGGGTATTGCGCCACACCGGCGAACGCGATGCCGTCCTCCAGGACGTCCTCGTCGGGCTCCACCTTGCCACGGCCCTGCATGAGCTCGCTGAAGGCGGCCTGCCGCTGCATGGCCTCCTTCACCGGCTTGCCGACCACCAGGTCGGTGAGCACCGAGATCGAGGCCTGGCTGATCGAACAGCCCTGCCCCTCGTAGGAGACGTCCTCGATGATCGCGTCGAGGCCGTTGCCCGCCAACCGGACGCGCAACGTCACCTCGTCCCCGCACACCGGGTTGACCTGCGAGGACTCCGCGTCGAACGGGTCCCGCAGGCCGTGCCCGTGCGGGTTGCGGTAGTGGTCCAGGATGATCTCCTGGTACATCTGTTCGAGCTGCATCACACGTCCTTCAGCCGTTCACCCGACACCGAAGAAACGCTGGGCCTCCCGCACAGCTTCCCCGAGCGCCCGGACCTCGTCCAGATCGTTGTAGAGGTAGAAGCTCGCGCGCACCGTGGCGGGCACGCCGAACGTCCGGTGCAGCGGCCACGCGCAGTGGTGACCGACGCGCACCTCGACGCCCTGGCTGTCCAGCACCTGACCGGCGTCGTGCGGATGCACGCCGTCGACCACGAAGGCCACCGTGGCGCCGCGGGCATCGGTGTTCGCGGGACCGATGATGCGGACCCCGTCGATCGCCGACAGTTCCTCCAGCGCGGCCGCCGCGAGCTTCTTCTCATGCGCCGCGATGCGTTCCATGCCGACCACCGACAGGTAGTCCACGGCCGCACCCAGCCCGACGACCTGGGAGGTCATCGGCACGCCCGCCTCGAACCGCTGCGGCGGCTCGGCGAACGTCGAGCGATCGATGTGCACCATTTCGATCATTGAGCCGCCGGTGATGAACGGCGGCATCGCGCGCAGCAACTCGTTGCGCCCGTAGAGCACCCCGACCCCGGAGGGGCCGAGCATCTTGTGCCCGGAGAACACCGCGAAGTCCACGTCGAGCTCGGCGAAGTCCACCGGCGAGTGCGGCACGGACTGGCACGCGTCGAGCACGACCAGCGCGCCGACCTGGTGCGCCCGCGCCACGATCTCGTCGAGCGGGTTGACCGTGCCGAGCACGTTGGACTGGTGCGCGACGGCGACCACCTTGGCGCGCTCGCTGATCACGCCGGACACGTCGGACAGGTCGAGCCGACCGTCCTCGGTGACGCCGAACCAGCGCAGCGTCGCCCCGGTGCGCCTGCACAGCTCCTGCCACGGAACGAGGTTCGCGTGGTGCTCCATCTCGGTCACCACGACCTCGTCGCCCGGCCCGATGCGGAAGCGCTCCGCTTCCGGGCCGGACGTCGCGGCGTTGCTCATCGCGTACGCG harbors:
- a CDS encoding ABC-F family ATP-binding cassette domain-containing protein; translated protein: MISASGLELRAGSRILLSGATLRVQPGDRVGLVGRNGAGKTTTLRVLAGEGEPYAGELIRRGELGYLPQDPREGDLSVSAKERVLSARGLDKMLRDMEKAQTEMAELADDRQRDKAINRYGKLEERFSARGGYAAESEAGRICSNLGLAERILEQPLQTLSGGQRRRVELARILFAASEAGPGGRSATTLLLDEPTNHLDADSINWLREFLRTHDGGLVVISHDVELLADVVNKVWFLDAVRGEADVYNMDWKRYQEARAADEKRRRRERANAEKKASVLMAQADKMRAKATKAVAAQNMARRAEKLVNDLEEETVDDKVAKIRFPDPAPCGRTPLTASGLSKSYGSLEIFSGVDLAVDRGAKVVVLGLNGAGKTTLLRLLGGMEEPDAGGMVPGHGLRVGYYAQEHETLDHDASVWSNIRSAAPDTPEQQLRTLLGTFLFRGEQLDQPAGTLSGGEKTRLALAGLVSSAANVLLLDEPTNNLDPASREQVLDALRSFSGAVVLVTHDPGAVEALEPERVILLPDGTEDHWSADYLELVQLA
- a CDS encoding acVLRF1 family peptidyl-tRNA hydrolase, whose amino-acid sequence is MRGRQLAGGGRAVPVPPDRLAGWFERFGTRHGGIERTERTERRVTVTAVDGAVAVVEVPFEELPGPHGEIPGLAVDPLVEHVSVPRRIGLVLVRLGAHSVGIARGGVVEVSTTDRHLVHGRNKAGGQSQQRFARRRVGQARRSLESAAADVARVLLPERDRLDALVLGGDRRALETLRAEPRLRDLLATAEPRVLDVPEPRRSILDDAAERAIAVEVHIHEP
- a CDS encoding MFS transporter — encoded protein: MASPSSQARRVALASLIGTTIEWFDFFIYGTAAALVFNKLFFPEFDPLMGTLASFATFAVGFIARPLGGVLFAHFGDRHGRKPVLVLSLLLMGVATVLMGVLPTYETIGVAAPLLLTLLRFAQGLGVGGEWGGAALMAVEHAPAHRRGFYGSWPQIGVPAGLLLGNLTFSALSASVSDAEFLAWGWRVPFLCSAVLIVIGFFIRLRISESPVFEQAARSEPHSRTPVLDVLREHPRIVALAAGSFLATNATFYVGTTWIVSYATTSLDYERTSILNANALLSFVDIPLMLAFGLLSDRIGRRGMSMAGMAGLAVFAVPYFLLVDSGSIMLFLMGGIVVQVCRTAVYGPQSAYFSELFSTRFRYSGASLAYQLAAILGGGLAPMICTALYSWTGSSMAIAGYVVVLCLISLGSSYLLAETYRKGLTEDTAAAPLDRTSD
- a CDS encoding deoxyguanosinetriphosphate triphosphohydrolase family protein produces the protein MRTDPPVQRTSRRSDAIRNGRPASDLATSPFRADRDRVSSSAFFARLGGVTQVVSPSGSGMLLHNRLTHSLKVAQVARAIGERLHVDPDAKAAMDELGGCDLDVVEAAGLGHDLGHPPFGHLGETVLDRIARVEFGLPDGFEGNAQSFRIVSSIDVRGDPDGSGDGLDLTAAVRAALLKYPWTRLHRPSPHPRDLREPPRGASEPDEAPGTGSAKFSCYVTELDDMRDCRSAFRGLVDSWQQTVEASVMDTADDIAYAIHDLEDFHRVGILQHTTVSHELTEWLAHQVQLAALGDAELARTEHFPGRSLERLRRRLHAKDSWIASDDAFTQAVKKVVEELVTKLLQVPFDRSKQAEQTVAVFSGEWTRRLVEGVRVERRPTVRSGHVSLGPEQWHEVQVLKFVHRRFVLQRPDLALHQRGQDRLLTKLVTALDSWLIDRSEAARLPHRLRDLFDRAHQEFADLRSADPAALSPGGEPISGADLDRRARGRAVIDFIASLTDDQAASLLEALSGRTTRLFSEISI
- a CDS encoding lycopene cyclase family protein, with product MVDVLIVGAGPAGRAVAAACADTGLAVTVIDPAPRRGWPHTYSSWLDELDAAVPRSTLASVTATMRVFGTSPRDLARPYAVLDNTALWKHLWRPDVHDITGRVVGAEHGPTGSTVQLKDGRRLAAAAVVDASGAARVLSGGRPPRPAAQQSAVGVVVDAATAEPLCPVGSGVFMDWRPAPDTRGGWPTFLYCVRFGTGQVLLEETSLARRPAMPLTLLRRRLHGRLAAAGITVPDGAPEERVRFPVDDPIPLPGRVVPFGASGGLVHPASGFSVAAALRQAPWVAGALSAGLTAGPAKAAKAAWSILWPPRAMATHALHRRALRSLLVFPPSLVPEFFEAFFSLPEADQAAFLAAERDPARTAAAMTTLFRRSPWSVRRRLVAGGFGPGGGEAQHGFGGL
- a CDS encoding GGDEF domain-containing protein, with product MSAGSIDPVLALVNEVRFAFQPLINVKTGAIVAVEALARPTGGDVHDLFREAARHRKLTELDIELARSAVTAAADHETLLPLHVNIFGGTVTHDLPRLELLLDRLREVGRRPQEVTLEIGPPFARLDPAQLVEGVHALKSDGFQIAVDGVGDGDVPLTLIADMEPGMVKLDRGVVRGLPDSAPRRAVLESVRHLCEAADADLVAEGVENERQLSALRRTGVRLVQGNLLAPAARRPPTTITVPGVAAEVTDPSGQPVNTLAAGPRVTEFLSPATLLSVDATADKVRGVLADHPEISGVVLVDEHNRPQFTIDRNRFLLAVTGPYGHALHAKRPASRLADEPRVVTTATTAIEALSLVTRSDQYRMYDDAIVVDEAGRCLGAVRAGHLIRGMADLKVEEAAALNPLTRLPGSDAIARDVGRRISAGDVFAVSWLDIDGFKSVNDSVGFSAGDDLIRVIGRVLTDAATSLTSVTVGHVGGDDFLLVADLDDLVPLSELLLDPEREAGGVPVTLSLATLVCTQSTVTSYDEVSRMLAPLKQDAKALTGSSWVMSRPGSEHVDVLRGKPQQPPPPSFPGPATMPPPGLAPGSGPPPATGPPSGGPHSRSSGSADPSAMRFPTEDPDPGLPQAQSRVPGR
- a CDS encoding metal-sulfur cluster assembly factor; the encoded protein is MTDQTQVQDEAAVQDEAAAGEATDVARGAENLPEPPAPAAELAALEDVEEALRDVVDPELGINIVDLGLVYDVRVEQDNSATVDMTLTSAACPLTDVIEEQARSALTGGPGGGVVSDFRINWVWMPPWGPEKITEEGREQLRALGFTV
- the sufU gene encoding Fe-S cluster assembly sulfur transfer protein SufU, which codes for MQLEQMYQEIILDHYRNPHGHGLRDPFDAESSQVNPVCGDEVTLRVRLAGNGLDAIIEDVSYEGQGCSISQASISVLTDLVVGKPVKEAMQRQAAFSELMQGRGKVEPDEDVLEDGIAFAGVAQYPARVKCALLGWMAFKDAVSRVVDEVGAS
- a CDS encoding cysteine desulfurase, translating into MTAQPLTSAGAAAGPLDVAAIRSDFQILGRTIRDDRRLVYLDSGATSQRPRQVLDAERSFLETSNAAVHRGAHQLAEEATDAYEDARAKIARFIGAGVDEVVFTKNATEGVNLVAYAMSNAATSGPEAERFRIGPGDEVVVTEMEHHANLVPWQELCRRTGATLRWFGVTEDGRLDLSDVSGVISERAKVVAVAHQSNVLGTVNPLDEIVARAHQVGALVVLDACQSVPHSPVDFAELDVDFAVFSGHKMLGPSGVGVLYGRNELLRAMPPFITGGSMIEMVHIDRSTFAEPPQRFEAGVPMTSQVVGLGAAVDYLSVVGMERIAAHEKKLAAAALEELSAIDGVRIIGPANTDARGATVAFVVDGVHPHDAGQVLDSQGVEVRVGHHCAWPLHRTFGVPATVRASFYLYNDLDEVRALGEAVREAQRFFGVG